One Megalops cyprinoides isolate fMegCyp1 chromosome 4, fMegCyp1.pri, whole genome shotgun sequence genomic window carries:
- the rmi1 gene encoding recQ-mediated genome instability protein 1, translated as MNGQSVAQRAGVWLRSTWNVQAPNAWLEACVEWLQQEGGGSVPQARLNPQVLEQWLLTDLRDLSHPMLPAHLSQALKAELSGSYCLQVDSLLDVSQPAYVQLQQWRGVDRTNEQVSAVTQASQRPWEATPTRMLMLKVTDGVQDLEAMEYRPIPALSASLPPGTKILVQGTVACRLGVLLLKPENVRVLGGEVEELKGQNFQGRVLCRVLGLPEEAPQGGGAPHRGDEGPSDEELLASLQEDEQMMARVEAVPDSGYGSRSEVSDGSLQHIASQRHHSLHSVPVAQTPSDSATDGLVTLEILDEEFEDIPLEELDRVIALQEQPPELGPAQGAGCPHEEVVSGAGHPRGEVESAAAISGGGQRGSNIEKKVFVKPDNGGVAFTLQPVNNAAQNRGLLHHPHVAEDVTALPQEEACHSGSPALQLSRTSVSERAPGVAGGARGDSADGGRSPAISVELNTPPFTYLSVLLRENLAGATVVRLKAFIFTLTGSLQSSSGVWQVKATISDGTGYLDVCLSDEVLVGLIGFSVAESKSLKKDASERHRVTEGLQRCQRELVDMCCLMTVRFDPTGPSAEVLHVDQVTEENCSGLERRVSSWTRR; from the coding sequence ATGAATGGACAGAGCGTGGCGCAGAGGGCTGGGGTGTGGCTGCGCTCCACCTGGAATGTGCAGGCACCCAATGCCTGGCTGGAGGCCTGTGTGGAGTGGCTGCAGCAAGAGGGTGGGGGCTCTGTCCCTCAGGCGCGGCTGAACCCGCAGGTCCTGGAGCAGTGGCTGCTCACAGACCTTCGGGACCTGTCGCACCCCATGCTCCCGGCTCACCTGTCCCAGGCCCTGAAGGCCGAGCTGAGCGGCTCCTACTGCCTGCAGGTGGACTCCCTGCTGGACGTCAGCCAGCCCGCCTAcgtgcagctgcagcagtggcGGGGGGTGGACCGTACCAACGAGCAGGTGTCTGCGGTGACCCAGGCCTCTCAGCGGCCGTGGGAGGCCACGCCTACTCGCATGCTGATGCTGAAGGTGACAGATGGGGTGCAGGACCTGGAGGCGATGGAGTACCGGCCTATCCCCGCACTTAGCGCCAGCCTTCCGCCTGGCACCAAGATCCTTGTCCAGGGGACAGTAGCGTGTCGGCTGGGCGTGCTCTTGCTGAAGCCGGAGAACGTGCGGGTGCTgggtggggaggtggaggagctgaagggaCAGAACTTCCAGGGCAGGGTGCTGTGCAGGGTGCTGGGCCTGCCAGAGGAGGCCCCCCAAGGGGGCGGGGCACCGCATCGTGGAGACGAAGGCCCGTCAGACGAGGAGCTGCTGGCCAGCCTGCAGGAGGATGAGCAGATGATGGCAAGAGTGGAGGCAGTGCCGGACAGCGGCTATGGCAGCAGGAGTGAGGTTTCAGACGGCTCACTCCAACACATCGCTTCGCAGAGGCATCATTCGCTCCACAGCGTCCCAGTGGCACAGACACCATCAGACTCCGCCACGGACGGCCTGGTCACACTGGAGATTTTGGACGAAGAATTTGAGGATATTCCTCTAGAGGAGCTTGACCGGGTCATTGCCCTGCAGGAACAACCTCCTGAGCTCGGCCCTGCCCAGGGGGCGGGGTGTCCGCACGAGGAGGTGGTGTCTGGGGCGGGGCATCCTCGTGGGGAGGTGGAATCTGCGGCAGCGATCAGTGGAGGGGGGCAAAGAGGGAGCAACATTGAAAAGAAGGTCTTTGTCAAACCTGACAATGGAGGAGTTGCTTTCACCCTGCAGCCAGTAAACAACGCTGCCCAGAACAGAGGCCTCTTGCATCACCCGCATGTTGCAGAGGATGTGACAGCTCTCCCACAGGAGGAGGCGTGCCACTCAGGGTCCCCAGCACTTCAGCTATCTCGCACCTCTGTCTCGGAAAGGGCGCCTGGCGTAGCAGGTGGGGCACGTGGAGACTCAGCAGATGGTGGGCGGAGTCCTGCCATCAGTGTGGAGCTGAACACGCCTCCCTTCACCTAcctgtcagtgctgctgaggGAGAACCTGGCCGGCGCCACGGTGGTGCGATTGAAAGCCTTTATCTTCACGCTCACTGGGAGCCTCCAGAGCAGCAGCGGGGTCTGGCAGGTTAAAGCCACCATCTCAGACGGCACGGGCTACCTTGACGTCTGCCTCTCGGACGAGGTTCTGGTGGGCTTGATCGGCTTCTCGGTGGCCGAGTCGAAATCTCTGAAGAAAGACGCGTCTGAGCGGCACCGCGTGACCGAGGGGCTGCAGCGCTGCCAGAGAGAGCTGGTGGACATGTGCTGCCTGATGACGGTGCGGTTTGACCCCACAGGGCCCAGTGCGGAGGTCCTGCATGTGGATCAGGTCACAGAGGAGAACTGCAGCGGTCTGGAGAGGCGCGTCTCCAGTTGGACAAGACGCTGA
- the hnrnpk gene encoding heterogeneous nuclear ribonucleoprotein K isoform X1, with amino-acid sequence METEIEQQEEETTFSNSETNGKRPAEDMEEEQAFKRSRNTDEMVELRVLLQSKNAGAVIGKAGKNIKALRTDYNASVSVPDSSGPERILSVSADIDTIGEILLKIIPTLEEYQHYSGMDFDCELRLLIHQSLAGSIIGVKGAKIKELRENTQTTIKLFQECCPHSTDRVVLVGGKPSQVVECIKIMLELIAEAPIKGRAQPYDPNFYDETYDYGGFTMMFEERGRRPMGFPMRGRGGGGFDRMPPSRGSRPMPPSRRDYDDMSPRRGPPPPPPGRGGRGGSRARNLPLPPPPPPRGGEDQFYEAYRGNADDRPTNDRRGRPGDRYDSMSGGGYDSSSSWEPYQSGGRGSYGDIGGPVITTQVTIPKDLAGSIIGKGGQRIKQIRHESGASIKIDEPLEGSEDRIITITGTQDQIQNAQYLLQNSVKQYSGRFF; translated from the exons ATGGAGACTGAAATCgaacagcaggaagaggagaccACTTTCAGCAACTCGGAAACTAACG GTAAGCGTCCGGCGGAGGacatggaggaggagcaggcctTTAAGCGGTCCCGAAACACGGACGAGATGGTGGAGCTGCGGGTCCTGCTGCAGAGCAAG AATGCAGGAGCTGTGATCGGAAAGGCAGGGAAGAACATCAAAGCCCTGCGCACTGAC TACAATGCCAGTGTATCAGTCCCAGACAGCAGTGGCCCAGAGCG CATCCTGAGTGTGAGCGCGGACATTGACACCATCGGAGAGATCCTGCTGAAGATCATTCCCAcgctggaggag taCCAGCACTATAGCGGGATGGACTTTGATTGTGAGCTGCGCCTGCTGATCCACCAGAGCCTGGCTGGAAGCATCATTGGGGTCAAAGGAGCCAAAATCAAGGAGCTGAGAGAG aacACTCAGACCACCATCAAGCTGTTCCAGGAGTGCTGCCCCCACTCCACAGACCGCGTGGTTCTGGTTGGGGGGAAGCCGAGCCAGGTGGTGGAGTGCATTAAGATCATGCTGGAGCTGATCGCTGAG GCCCCTATTAAAGGCCGCGCGCAGCCCTACGACCCCAACTTCTACGACGAGACGTATGACTACGGTGGCTTCACCATGATGTTCGAGGAGCGCGGACGGCGGCCCATGGGGTTCCCCATGCGGGGGCGCGGCGGCGGCGGCTTCGACCGCATGCCCCCCAGCCGCGGCAGCCGGCCCATGCCCCCCTCCCGCAGGGACTACGACGATATGAGTCCACGGCGAGgaccgccccctccccccccagggAGAGGGGGTAGGGGAGGCAGCAGGGCCCGCAATCTGCCCCTGCCGCCTCCACCGCCCCCTAGAGGAGG AGAAGACCAGTTCTACGAGGCCTATCGAGGCAATGCTGACGACAGACCAAC TAATGACAGAAGAGGCAGACCCGGTGATCGCTACGACAGCATG AGTGGAGGTGGATATG ACAGCAGCTCATCCTGGGAGCCCTATCAATCTG GGGGGCGTGGTTCTTATGGTGATATTGGAGGTCCAGTTATCACCACACAAGTGACCATCCCAAAAGAT TTGGCGGGATCCATCATTGGAAAGGGAGGCCAGAGGATCAAGCAGATCCGCCATGAGTCTGGAGCATCCATCAAGATCGACGAGCCCCTGGAGGGGTCTGAAGACCgcatcatcaccatcacaggCACTCAGGACCAGATCCAAAACGCACAGTATCTATTGCAGAATAG tgtGAAGCAGTACTCTGGTCGCTTCTTCTAA
- the hnrnpk gene encoding heterogeneous nuclear ribonucleoprotein K isoform X2: protein METEIEQQEEETTFSNSETNGKRPAEDMEEEQAFKRSRNTDEMVELRVLLQSKNAGAVIGKAGKNIKALRTDYNASVSVPDSSGPERILSVSADIDTIGEILLKIIPTLEEYQHYSGMDFDCELRLLIHQSLAGSIIGVKGAKIKELRENTQTTIKLFQECCPHSTDRVVLVGGKPSQVVECIKIMLELIAEAPIKGRAQPYDPNFYDETYDYGGFTMMFEERGRRPMGFPMRGRGGGGFDRMPPSRGSRPMPPSRRDYDDMSPRRGPPPPPPGRGGRGGSRARNLPLPPPPPPRGGNDRRGRPGDRYDSMSGGGYDSSSSWEPYQSGGRGSYGDIGGPVITTQVTIPKDLAGSIIGKGGQRIKQIRHESGASIKIDEPLEGSEDRIITITGTQDQIQNAQYLLQNSVKQYSGRFF, encoded by the exons ATGGAGACTGAAATCgaacagcaggaagaggagaccACTTTCAGCAACTCGGAAACTAACG GTAAGCGTCCGGCGGAGGacatggaggaggagcaggcctTTAAGCGGTCCCGAAACACGGACGAGATGGTGGAGCTGCGGGTCCTGCTGCAGAGCAAG AATGCAGGAGCTGTGATCGGAAAGGCAGGGAAGAACATCAAAGCCCTGCGCACTGAC TACAATGCCAGTGTATCAGTCCCAGACAGCAGTGGCCCAGAGCG CATCCTGAGTGTGAGCGCGGACATTGACACCATCGGAGAGATCCTGCTGAAGATCATTCCCAcgctggaggag taCCAGCACTATAGCGGGATGGACTTTGATTGTGAGCTGCGCCTGCTGATCCACCAGAGCCTGGCTGGAAGCATCATTGGGGTCAAAGGAGCCAAAATCAAGGAGCTGAGAGAG aacACTCAGACCACCATCAAGCTGTTCCAGGAGTGCTGCCCCCACTCCACAGACCGCGTGGTTCTGGTTGGGGGGAAGCCGAGCCAGGTGGTGGAGTGCATTAAGATCATGCTGGAGCTGATCGCTGAG GCCCCTATTAAAGGCCGCGCGCAGCCCTACGACCCCAACTTCTACGACGAGACGTATGACTACGGTGGCTTCACCATGATGTTCGAGGAGCGCGGACGGCGGCCCATGGGGTTCCCCATGCGGGGGCGCGGCGGCGGCGGCTTCGACCGCATGCCCCCCAGCCGCGGCAGCCGGCCCATGCCCCCCTCCCGCAGGGACTACGACGATATGAGTCCACGGCGAGgaccgccccctccccccccagggAGAGGGGGTAGGGGAGGCAGCAGGGCCCGCAATCTGCCCCTGCCGCCTCCACCGCCCCCTAGAGGAGG TAATGACAGAAGAGGCAGACCCGGTGATCGCTACGACAGCATG AGTGGAGGTGGATATG ACAGCAGCTCATCCTGGGAGCCCTATCAATCTG GGGGGCGTGGTTCTTATGGTGATATTGGAGGTCCAGTTATCACCACACAAGTGACCATCCCAAAAGAT TTGGCGGGATCCATCATTGGAAAGGGAGGCCAGAGGATCAAGCAGATCCGCCATGAGTCTGGAGCATCCATCAAGATCGACGAGCCCCTGGAGGGGTCTGAAGACCgcatcatcaccatcacaggCACTCAGGACCAGATCCAAAACGCACAGTATCTATTGCAGAATAG tgtGAAGCAGTACTCTGGTCGCTTCTTCTAA
- the c4h9orf64 gene encoding queuosine salvage protein isoform X2: protein MFGLPITDASYFASISLEELKHVLRSDNDTPMPMLGERHRALTEAGAVLLRYGGSLRDFMRKGNNDAEQLVKHIVESLPSYRDEATFEGKKVAFYKRAQILVADFWGIMEAQGEANIPNLNYLTMFADYRVPQALVHLGALRYSDALMNTLKEGIVLPPGDRREVEIRGCSIWCVERIKAHLWSLIEQRDGKRSEEINSAIIDFFLWPYAKEHHMEMAHIPIHHTRTIYY, encoded by the exons ATGTTTG GCCTGCCCATCACAGATGCTTCGTACTTCGCCAGCATTagcctggaggagctgaagcacGTCCTGCGGTCCGACAATGACACGCCGATGCCCATGCTGGGGGAGCGGCACCGCGCCCTGACGGAGGCGGGGGCTGTCCTGCTGCGCTACGGCGGCTCCCTTCGCGACTTCATGCGCAAGGGCAACAACGACGCCGAGCAGCTGGTGAAGCACATCGTGGAGAGCCTGCCCTCTTACCGAGACGAAGCCACGTTCGAG GGTAAAAAGGTTGCCTTTTATAAGAGAGCGCAGATCCTGGTGGCGGATTTCTGGGGTATAATGGAGGCGCAAGGCGAGGCCAACATTCCCAACCTGAACTACTTGACCATGTTTGCAGACTACAGAGTACCGCAGGCCCTAGTCCACCTGGGGGCGCTGCGCTACTCGGATGCACTCATGAACACCCTGAAGGAAG GAATTGTTCTCCCGCCAGGGGACCGGAGGGAGGTGGAGATTCGAGGCTGCTCCATCTGGTGTGTGGAGAGGATCAAGGCTCACTTGTGGAGCCTCATTGAGCAGAGGGATGGGAAACGCAGTGAGGAGATCAACTCGGCCATCATTGATTTCTTCCTGTGGCCCTATGCCAAAGAGCATCACATGGAGATGGCTCATATCCCCATCCACCACACACGCACCATTTATTACTGA
- the c4h9orf64 gene encoding queuosine salvage protein isoform X1 has translation MEAPLPPRESGRWIAERSQDVFIEEEGVRKIAEMLYTLRSCEEFTPQGWKKMNPLAPSWDSDHAINWVFVVDTMNFSFWPDHPDQQCTVTHKGKTYSGYMALCAAITRAMDEGLPITDASYFASISLEELKHVLRSDNDTPMPMLGERHRALTEAGAVLLRYGGSLRDFMRKGNNDAEQLVKHIVESLPSYRDEATFEGKKVAFYKRAQILVADFWGIMEAQGEANIPNLNYLTMFADYRVPQALVHLGALRYSDALMNTLKEGIVLPPGDRREVEIRGCSIWCVERIKAHLWSLIEQRDGKRSEEINSAIIDFFLWPYAKEHHMEMAHIPIHHTRTIYY, from the exons ATGGAGGCCCCGCTACCCCCTCGTGAGTCTGGGCGCTGGATTGCAGAACGGAGCCAAGATGTGTTCATTGAGGAAGAGGGCGTGAGGAAGATTGCGGAGATGCTGTACACGTTACGCAGCTGCGAGGAGTTCACGCCACAGGGCTGGAAGAAGATGAACCCTTTGGCTCCCTCCTGGGATTCGGACCATGCCATAAACTGGGTGTTTGTGGTTGACACCATGAACTTCTCCTTCTGGCCTGATCATCCAGACCAGCAGTGCACCGTTACTCACAAGGGCAAAACTTACAGCGGCTACATGGCTCTCTGTGCCGCCATCACCAGGGCCATGGATGAGG GCCTGCCCATCACAGATGCTTCGTACTTCGCCAGCATTagcctggaggagctgaagcacGTCCTGCGGTCCGACAATGACACGCCGATGCCCATGCTGGGGGAGCGGCACCGCGCCCTGACGGAGGCGGGGGCTGTCCTGCTGCGCTACGGCGGCTCCCTTCGCGACTTCATGCGCAAGGGCAACAACGACGCCGAGCAGCTGGTGAAGCACATCGTGGAGAGCCTGCCCTCTTACCGAGACGAAGCCACGTTCGAG GGTAAAAAGGTTGCCTTTTATAAGAGAGCGCAGATCCTGGTGGCGGATTTCTGGGGTATAATGGAGGCGCAAGGCGAGGCCAACATTCCCAACCTGAACTACTTGACCATGTTTGCAGACTACAGAGTACCGCAGGCCCTAGTCCACCTGGGGGCGCTGCGCTACTCGGATGCACTCATGAACACCCTGAAGGAAG GAATTGTTCTCCCGCCAGGGGACCGGAGGGAGGTGGAGATTCGAGGCTGCTCCATCTGGTGTGTGGAGAGGATCAAGGCTCACTTGTGGAGCCTCATTGAGCAGAGGGATGGGAAACGCAGTGAGGAGATCAACTCGGCCATCATTGATTTCTTCCTGTGGCCCTATGCCAAAGAGCATCACATGGAGATGGCTCATATCCCCATCCACCACACACGCACCATTTATTACTGA
- the c4h9orf64 gene encoding queuosine salvage protein isoform X3: protein MPMLGERHRALTEAGAVLLRYGGSLRDFMRKGNNDAEQLVKHIVESLPSYRDEATFEGKKVAFYKRAQILVADFWGIMEAQGEANIPNLNYLTMFADYRVPQALVHLGALRYSDALMNTLKEGIVLPPGDRREVEIRGCSIWCVERIKAHLWSLIEQRDGKRSEEINSAIIDFFLWPYAKEHHMEMAHIPIHHTRTIYY, encoded by the exons ATGCCCATGCTGGGGGAGCGGCACCGCGCCCTGACGGAGGCGGGGGCTGTCCTGCTGCGCTACGGCGGCTCCCTTCGCGACTTCATGCGCAAGGGCAACAACGACGCCGAGCAGCTGGTGAAGCACATCGTGGAGAGCCTGCCCTCTTACCGAGACGAAGCCACGTTCGAG GGTAAAAAGGTTGCCTTTTATAAGAGAGCGCAGATCCTGGTGGCGGATTTCTGGGGTATAATGGAGGCGCAAGGCGAGGCCAACATTCCCAACCTGAACTACTTGACCATGTTTGCAGACTACAGAGTACCGCAGGCCCTAGTCCACCTGGGGGCGCTGCGCTACTCGGATGCACTCATGAACACCCTGAAGGAAG GAATTGTTCTCCCGCCAGGGGACCGGAGGGAGGTGGAGATTCGAGGCTGCTCCATCTGGTGTGTGGAGAGGATCAAGGCTCACTTGTGGAGCCTCATTGAGCAGAGGGATGGGAAACGCAGTGAGGAGATCAACTCGGCCATCATTGATTTCTTCCTGTGGCCCTATGCCAAAGAGCATCACATGGAGATGGCTCATATCCCCATCCACCACACACGCACCATTTATTACTGA